TCGCGTCTGATGGCGAACTACGAGACCAGCGGTGCCAGCAGCGACTGTTGGCAGCACTCTCAAACCGCGATGCCGACGGCGACCTGGGCGTGTGTGGAATGGCGCTACGACGGCGACGGCGACGAGATGCAGTTCTGGCTAGATGGCCAGGAGCTGACGGACCTGCACGTGGTGGGCAAGGGCAGCGGCTGCATCGGCAACGACACCGGTGGCAATTGGTACGGCCCCAAGTTCGAGGAGCTCTACCTCGGCTTCGAGAGCTACCAAGCGGATGCCGCGCGCGAAGTCTGGATTGACGACGTCGTGATCGACGACGCGCGCGTCGGCTGCCCGTAAGCAGGCCACGCCAGGCCCGTAGCAGGTCGACGCGCTAGGGTCCGCCGTCCACGAACCCGCCACCGCCGTCCACGATCACGCCGCCGCCGCCGTCCACCAGCCCTCCGCCGCCGTCGACGATCACGCCACCGCCACCCGTACCCGCTAGGCACTCGGTGATGGGTTTCTCGCACTCTTCAGAGCGGACGGATCCGTTTTCGCAGGTGAAGCCTGTGCTCGCAATGCAGGCGAAGCCGTTCCAATACGCTTCGCTACACGCCGAAGGCGGACCGCTTTGTCCACCCAAAGCCTTGACGCACTGGTCCCGAGACATGCCGCAGCCGTCGGTCTTGGTGCAGTACTGCGCGACTTGATCGTTGGGCCCCCCGGGCAGGGTCGAATCCCCGTGGCACGCTGCCGGGCACTGGGTTGTGCTGCATGCGTCCACCTTCTTGAAGGCGCCTGCCGCCACGGGAAAGCTGGTCTCGCACCCGTCCAGGCAGCTCTGAGTCGAACAGCCTTGCAGGCAACTCTGAAAGTCCTTCAAGTCAGGCGCCGTGCCAAAGGCCTGCAGCTCCGCACAGCAACTCGGCTTGCGACACAGATCGCAGAAGTCGTCGTTGCTCACCGTGGTGCACGCCCCGCAAACCGAAAGGGCCTTTTGCTCGGCTTCACACCCTGAGAGTTGCGTCGGAACCCCCGGGGCACAGAGCAAGGTTCCGCCGCCACTGACTTGGCACTGAAACAGGGCGTTCACTTCGGCACCGCACTTGCCGTAGCGCTGGCCGATTTCGGCGCACTCGGTTGCGCAGGTCCCGGGCGGATAGCAGCCTTGGGTCACGCCCTGTTCGCAAGCCTGGTTGCACACGCCCAGGTCCACCGAACCCCCGCCCCCGCTGCCGTTGCTGGAAGAGCACGCTCCCCCGAGCACGGCCAAACTCCCAAGCAGTACCCAACCGGCAAGTCGAAAGAATGACATGCCCGTGATACGGCATCGGTCGCACGGATGCCCCCAAGTCCCTCGTAACTCCGAGGTCTAGAGTTTCGGGCGTGAGATTTCACGCTTCGCGGCTATGCCGTAGCCACGCCACTACGTCGGCCTCGCGTTCGGCAGCTGTGGTGATCTCGCTGAAGCCGAGCTCGCGTCGCAGGGCATCGCTGTCTGCCACGAAGTCGTTGGGCATGACGCCGAGCAACTCGAGTCCGGCTGGCAGCGGGGGCTGGGACTCGACCCAGCGCAGCTCGACGTTCATCTGTCGAGCCAAGGCTTCCGCACGCTCGCTCATGGTCGGAGTGACCGCTTCGCCCACGTTGAACACGCGATAGCCCGTGTGCGCTTGCTCCGCGGCGAGCACCACTGCGTGGGCGACGTCGCGGACGTGGGCATGGGTCAGGCGAAATGTGCCGCCGCCAACGCGGGGCAGTGCTAGCTCGCCAGCGTCCAATCGATCGACGACGAACGCGAAGCGGCGCTTCGGGTCATCCCAGCCGTACACCCCGGGCAAGCGCAGACTCGTGACGCAAGCCTGCTTCTCTTCGCAAGCGAGCCGCAGCACCGTCTCGACGTCCTTCTTGTCGTAGTCGGGTCCGCCCTCGTGCTCCCCAAAGTCGCGAAAAGGAAACGGGACGGTCAGCGGGGAATCCTCGCGCACGACCGCCTCGGGTTCCGGCGCCGGCAGACCGTTGAGTCGACCGAACTGCGCGTAGACGTCCTGACTCGAAAGCACGACGCCCCGACACCCCGCGACGGACAGCACTAGCGCGAACACCTCGGCGTCGGCGCGCGTCATGGCGCGCGTGTCCACCACGACGTCGGGCGCGAGCCGCGCTACCGCTTCGGTGAGCGCGGAAGGGTCGTGGCGATCCACCAACACGTCGTCGACCGACGCAAGTCGCGAAGGATGTACGCCTCGATGCAGCACGCTCACGCGATGCCCACGCTCCAGAGCCGCACGCGCACTCGCGTGACCAATGAACCGAGTTCCGCCAACGAATGCGATGTGCACTGGTTCAACTCTACCCTTTGCCGCCGACGGACTGCACGCTAGGCACGACGGCGGTACCGCGTTCGCCGCTGCTGAGCCCCGACCACGACGCATTTTTCCCGCAGACCTGGCGGGGATGTGGTTAGGTGTTCGCCATGGTTCCTCGACATGCTTGCAGCTGTATAGGTGTTGGTGCTGTCCTTCTGTTCGCCCTCACTGCCACAGAAACTGCCAGCGCTGCTTGCGCTGGTGTGGGGCGCCGCATCATGAAAGGCAAGCTCGGCGATGTTTTCGTGCCACCCGGCGCGAGCAAGTCGCTCACCTACGAGTGGATTGCAACCGACTTGCCGGAAACTGGCGATTGCGGGATCTACGCTCGTTCGACGACGACTGGCGTTCAAGTGCGCTGCACCTATGGCTGTCCCTTCATTCGCTGGAGCCAGTTGGAGGGCGTTGGACCCGCCATCGCAGACGACAGCGAGCACAGCTGGACGCTCGACATCCGCGCGCTGTCCGGCACTGCCTCCGGAACCCGCGGCGTCATCGAGTTGCTGGTCAACCGCGCTTCCGACCTCGAGCCGCTCGACTTGCGCACGATTGGCTACGTCAACTTCCACGTGGCGCCCGTGCAGGACACGTTGATGACCGCCACGGCGCCGAGCACCCTCTACACGTTTCCCGTCAACCATTCCCTGGCCAACGGAAACCCTTGGGCCCGCCTGTTCGTCACCCCTCGCGCCGACGGGCCACGCAACAACCACCCCATCGCCGTCTGGTACGATGGTGTGGCTGGGCGATGGAACATCTACAATACCGATCTGCAACCCATGACCAGCGGCGCTCGCTTCAGCGTTCAGGTGGCGGCTGCTCCGGAACATGCGTTGGTACACGTTTCCACCACCAGCAACACCTCGGGGAATAGCACCTACATCGACCACCCAGTGGCCAATGAAAACCCCTACGCCAATGTGTTCGCTACTTCGAACTACAATCCCGCTGGGGTGTCGGGAGGCGGAATCCACGCCAAGAACGTGGGGGTTTGGTACAACCCTTTCAATCGTCGCTGGGCGATCTACAACGAGGACCGTTCCAGCATGTCGGTGGGGCGCGCGTTCAACGTTGCGGTGGGCGGGTACCCCGATTTCCCCAGCACTCTCAGTGCTGGAAGCGCGTGGCTGTCGAACGAAAGCCGACCGCCCATCGTCAGTCACGTCTGGAATGCGCCTGGCTATGGCACGACCTACTTCGACGCAGTGTTTGGCGCGACCTTCTACGGCGATATTCTCCCCGTTTGGAGTTTGCTCAATCTGAATGGAGTGGGGGGACCTCCGAGTAGTGCCCGCTTCAATGTGTGGCACCCACCGTCCCCGATCTAGCGACCAGGCCACTCGATTCTGCGTTTGAGGCTCGCCATGAGAGTGGGACGACGTAGAATCCCAACCATGCGGCGTTTGGTCATCGGAGTCGCTGCCGTCACGCTTGCGGCGTGCGGAGACGGCGAGGGCGACGAATTCGTCCCCGACGAGCCGATGCCGGACAAGGTCGACTTGTTTTCGGCGATCGACCCGCGCATCGGCACCGCGGGTGTGGGGTTTGGCGTCGGGTCCACCTATCCGGGGCCCGCGCTGCCCTTCGCCATGATTCATCCCAGCCCTGACACGCGCACGAAGACCGGCGCCCTCGACTTCTATCATTGCGCTGGTTACTACGCCGAGGACCCGATCATCGGCGGCTTCTCCCTCTTGCACTTCGAGGGCACGGGCGTTCCGGATTACGGCACCGTGGGGCTGATGCCGACGCTAGGCATGAGCGAAGCGAAGCGCACGCAAGCGGGACACATGCGCGCCTTCGACAAGGGCAGCGAAGAGACGAAGCCCGGCTACTACGCGGCGGTCCTCGATGACGGCATTCGCGTCGAGATCACGTCGGCGCGGCGCGCAGCGCTCTTTCGCTTCACCTTTCCCAGCTCCGGGGAGCCCGTGTTGCTGTTGGACCTCGCGCAGAAACTGAAAGGCACGATTCCCGCGGCCGACGTGACCCTGGACGCCGCGGGTTCCTTCGACGCCCATGTGCGTCACCTAGGCAGCATGAGCGGCGGTGCCGGTGGCTACGACGTGTTCGCGCGTGGCGTCGTCGACGTGAAGCCAACCGCAGTGGGCACCTTCGACGCAACCGGACTCAATCCGGGTTCCGTCAAGGTTGCTGGCGATCCGAGCGGTGGTGGCAGTGCTGAGACGCCCTTGGGCGCGTGGCTCGAGTTTCCCCAGGGCACGAAGGCCGTGACCTTGCGCATCGCAGTCAGCTTCGTGGACGCCGAGGGTGCGAAGAAGAACTTGCAGGACGAGGCCGCCGGTTTCGACTTCGATGGCATGCGCGCTGATGCCGAGGCGACATGGCGCGAGCTGATGAGCCGCGTGGAGATCCACGGTGCGAGCGACTACGACACCTCGCTGCAAGCGACGGCGCTCTATCACGCTGCGCTGATGCCGACGCTGACCAGTGATGCCGACGGGCGCTTCGTCGACGCCATGGGCAAGGTCCGCACGGGCACGCGCGATCGCTACAACGACTTCTCGCTGTGGGACACGTACCGAACGCTGCATCCGTGGTGGATGCTGATGGAGGACGCGCGCAACGAGGCCTTCGTCGGATCGCTGGTGGACATGGCGGACGAAGGCGGCGCCGTGCCCGTGTGGGGCATCGGGCACGGGGATTCGAAGACCATGATCGGCTCCCCCGGCGAGATTGTGCTCAGCGAAGCGGCGCAGAAGGGCGTGCCCTTCGACGACGAGGCAAAGGCCTACACCTTGGCTCGCGTGGCGGCGTATCAAGCGTCGCCGGGACCCATCGGCGGCCGTGACGGCGATCTGCCCGACTACTTGCAGCACGGCTTCGTTCCGCAAGAAGCGAGCAACGGCTCCGTCTCGAAGACGCAAGAGTACGCGGTTGCGGATGCGGCGCTGGCAGCTTGGGCGCTCAGGCTGGGCAAGGATGCCGACGCCGAAGAGCTAGCCAAGCGGGGCAAGGGCTACGCCGCCGTGTACGACTCGGACCTGGGCTTCTTCCACGCGCGACGCGCCGACGGCAGCTTTGCGGCAATGGGCGCCCCCGAAGACATGAGCAACGATTACGTGGAGGGCAACGCCTGGCACTACTTGTGGATGGTGCCCCACGACCCCGACGGCCTGGCGGAAACCCTGGGCGGGCGCGACGCTGCTCTCACACGCCTGCGCGAGTTCTTCACAACGTCGAAAGAGGAAGTGCCGATCATCGGCGTGCGCAAACACTATTGGCCGTCGAACGAGCCGGACATCAACGCTCCGTTCTTGTTCGCCGCCTGGGGCAGCCCGCACGAGAGCTGGGACGCGGTGGATTGGATCGTCAACGACCTCTACGGCACTGGCGTGGACGGCATTCCGGGGAACGACGACGGCGGAACCATGAGCGCTTGGCTGCTGTTTGCTGGTGCAGGGCTCTATCCCGTCTCGGGTACGGACCAATACATCGTGAGTGTGCCGCGCTACCGGCGCATGGTGCTGAAGCGAACCGCGGGGGATCTCGAGATCGAGACGAATCGCACGCCGCGCGCGGGCCTGCGGGTTCATCGCGTGCTACTCGACGGCCAAGCCGTCGCGGGGACCACGATTCGCCATGAGCAGCTGAGCGGTTCGCGCCATCTGCGCGTCGAACTCAGGTGAACACCGCACACGGTTGCGCTTGGGTTCAAGACGCAACGCTGCCGACCTTCACGTCTGGCACCGCGATCGGCGGAGACCGGTCAGACGAGGGTCACGGCTGTCCGAAGGCGAACAGCAGCGCACTGATCCGCCAGCTGCCGCCCTTGGCTACGTCGCTGATGGTCCAACGGAACGTGTGCGGACCCGGCGTGGCGAAGGCGGCAGGCTCGTAGACCAGCGGCGGCGTGACACTGCCGGGGCACCAGTTTGCGCGCGGCGCTTTGACGCTGGAGATGGCGCCGCAAGGGTTCTCGGTGCAGTAGTCGAAGCCGCCTGTGCTCGGCCCTTGATGCGCCAGGGTGCAGAGATCGGCGCAGTCCGCCCGCCAGGGAGTCATGCTCGCAATGCTCTGGTCGTCCGCGAAGAGTTCGTGGCTGCGTGTGCAGAACTCTTCCGCCGGACCGATGCACCCCGCAGCGGGGCTCACGCCGCCGTGACCAGTCACACGATACTCGAGGCGCGTTGCGGTCGTACCGGCAGGCACGTCGAAGGCAATCGCCGCCGGTGACGTGGCCTCGGTCTGGGTGCCATTGAACAGCGGCACCACCGCGAGCACTTGCCGGGGCGGCGTTCCCGGGACGACGTCGACGTGCGCGGAGACGAACCAACCACCATCGGAGCCAGACACTTGCCCAGCGGCGTCGGACCAAGTCGAAATCCGTGCGTGCAGGTCATGCTTTCCGGGCCGTGCGTTCGCCACGTCGGTCAGGTCGACCTCGAAGTGCAGCGGCCCACCGAAGGGCGTGATCGCGCGCACCAGTT
This genomic stretch from Polyangiaceae bacterium harbors:
- a CDS encoding NAD-dependent epimerase/dehydratase family protein — translated: MHIAFVGGTRFIGHASARAALERGHRVSVLHRGVHPSRLASVDDVLVDRHDPSALTEAVARLAPDVVVDTRAMTRADAEVFALVLSVAGCRGVVLSSQDVYAQFGRLNGLPAPEPEAVVREDSPLTVPFPFRDFGEHEGGPDYDKKDVETVLRLACEEKQACVTSLRLPGVYGWDDPKRRFAFVVDRLDAGELALPRVGGGTFRLTHAHVRDVAHAVVLAAEQAHTGYRVFNVGEAVTPTMSERAEALARQMNVELRWVESQPPLPAGLELLGVMPNDFVADSDALRRELGFSEITTAAEREADVVAWLRHSREA
- a CDS encoding GH92 family glycosyl hydrolase, which translates into the protein MRRLVIGVAAVTLAACGDGEGDEFVPDEPMPDKVDLFSAIDPRIGTAGVGFGVGSTYPGPALPFAMIHPSPDTRTKTGALDFYHCAGYYAEDPIIGGFSLLHFEGTGVPDYGTVGLMPTLGMSEAKRTQAGHMRAFDKGSEETKPGYYAAVLDDGIRVEITSARRAALFRFTFPSSGEPVLLLDLAQKLKGTIPAADVTLDAAGSFDAHVRHLGSMSGGAGGYDVFARGVVDVKPTAVGTFDATGLNPGSVKVAGDPSGGGSAETPLGAWLEFPQGTKAVTLRIAVSFVDAEGAKKNLQDEAAGFDFDGMRADAEATWRELMSRVEIHGASDYDTSLQATALYHAALMPTLTSDADGRFVDAMGKVRTGTRDRYNDFSLWDTYRTLHPWWMLMEDARNEAFVGSLVDMADEGGAVPVWGIGHGDSKTMIGSPGEIVLSEAAQKGVPFDDEAKAYTLARVAAYQASPGPIGGRDGDLPDYLQHGFVPQEASNGSVSKTQEYAVADAALAAWALRLGKDADAEELAKRGKGYAAVYDSDLGFFHARRADGSFAAMGAPEDMSNDYVEGNAWHYLWMVPHDPDGLAETLGGRDAALTRLREFFTTSKEEVPIIGVRKHYWPSNEPDINAPFLFAAWGSPHESWDAVDWIVNDLYGTGVDGIPGNDDGGTMSAWLLFAGAGLYPVSGTDQYIVSVPRYRRMVLKRTAGDLEIETNRTPRAGLRVHRVLLDGQAVAGTTIRHEQLSGSRHLRVELR
- a CDS encoding peptide-N-glycosidase F-related protein; translation: MRLPWLVVAFLTVACGESGAPSRSAAADAGSDADAGADEDATATQPYVVDAFDRVRINSDSAKPNFQHAETMVDFGAGSFEKVTLVVDLNTTCFPFDSWKDNPPPSGQNWPADCDAFDRNFEFTLDEPATPATDPPAIELVRAITPFGGPLHFEVDLTDVANARPGKHDLHARISTWSDAAGQVSGSDGGWFVSAHVDVVPGTPPRQVLAVVPLFNGTQTEATSPAAIAFDVPAGTTATRLEYRVTGHGGVSPAAGCIGPAEEFCTRSHELFADDQSIASMTPWRADCADLCTLAHQGPSTGGFDYCTENPCGAISSVKAPRANWCPGSVTPPLVYEPAAFATPGPHTFRWTISDVAKGGSWRISALLFAFGQP